A single genomic interval of Dyella sp. GSA-30 harbors:
- a CDS encoding YraN family protein, producing the protein MRSTGNVFEDHAYAALQRAGLALLARNYYTRHGELDLIMLDRQTVVFIEVRYRKNARCGSALDSITSGKRTKLILAAQKWLMSNPKHAHRACRFDVVTYDGALEQPHMDWLRNAFTTD; encoded by the coding sequence ATGCGTTCGACTGGCAATGTCTTTGAAGATCATGCGTACGCGGCTCTGCAACGTGCCGGCCTGGCGCTCCTCGCCCGCAACTACTACACGCGCCACGGCGAGCTCGATCTGATCATGCTCGATCGCCAGACCGTGGTTTTCATCGAGGTGCGCTACAGGAAAAACGCGCGCTGCGGCAGCGCACTCGACTCCATCACAAGCGGCAAACGGACCAAACTGATCCTCGCCGCGCAGAAATGGCTGATGTCGAATCCGAAGCACGCCCACCGTGCCTGTCGGTTCGATGTCGTCACTTATGACGGAGCCCTGGAGCAACCACACATGGACTGGTTGCGTAACGCGTTTACTACGGACTAG
- a CDS encoding type IV secretion system protein, whose product MLSKKTSSKKIDEAIGKSVNFELTIADMARRSERRAWWVAGATIVMALILAGGYFYMLPLKEKVPYIVMADAYTGTSTVARLTDDFRNRQISTSEAINRSNVAHFIMARESYDVAMMNLRDWVTVLTMSSPEVAAAYKTLHAPNNPDAPYNVYGRDKAIRIKILSTVLLGGGPGKTPNGATVRFQRSLYDKKTGSSQLIDNKIATMKFVYKPNLQMDERYRIENPLGFQVTEYRVDNDYASSAPAEVQGDAPPSPAPAPASSTTGADAMQQGLSAPPVTEQGEQPPAAQTPSRGAGRR is encoded by the coding sequence ATGTTGAGCAAGAAAACTTCAAGCAAGAAGATCGATGAAGCCATCGGCAAATCGGTCAATTTCGAATTGACGATCGCCGACATGGCCAGGCGCAGCGAACGACGCGCCTGGTGGGTGGCCGGCGCGACCATCGTGATGGCGCTGATTCTCGCCGGCGGCTATTTCTACATGCTTCCGCTGAAGGAAAAAGTCCCTTACATCGTGATGGCCGATGCCTATACCGGCACCAGCACCGTCGCACGACTGACCGACGATTTCCGCAACCGGCAGATCTCCACGAGCGAAGCCATCAATCGCAGCAACGTGGCGCATTTCATCATGGCGCGCGAGTCTTACGACGTGGCGATGATGAACCTGCGCGACTGGGTCACCGTGTTGACCATGTCCTCGCCGGAGGTCGCCGCTGCGTACAAGACACTTCACGCCCCCAACAATCCGGATGCGCCGTACAACGTCTACGGCCGTGACAAGGCGATCCGCATCAAGATCCTGAGCACCGTGCTTCTCGGCGGCGGTCCTGGCAAGACGCCCAACGGCGCAACCGTCCGGTTTCAACGCAGCTTGTACGACAAGAAGACCGGCTCGTCGCAGCTGATCGATAACAAGATCGCCACCATGAAGTTCGTCTACAAGCCCAACTTGCAGATGGACGAGCGGTATCGCATCGAGAACCCGTTGGGTTTTCAGGTCACCGAGTACCGCGTCGACAACGACTACGCGTCGTCAGCTCCGGCGGAAGTGCAAGGCGATGCGCCGCCATCTCCGGCGCCCGCGCCGGCCAGCAGCACCACTGGCGCCGATGCCATGCAGCAGGGCCTGAGCGCGCCACCCGTGACCGAACAGGGCGAGCAGCCGCCTGCCGCGCAGACCCCGTCGCGGGGAGCAGGCCGCCGATGA
- a CDS encoding TrbG/VirB9 family P-type conjugative transfer protein yields MLGLALACAVQTAAAQVVQQYEFQPDRIYQVRTGLGITTQIELSQHEKILDYSTGFSSGWDLTRRNNVFYLKPKNVDVDTNMVIRTETHSYIFELKVVATDWKSLEQAKRAGVQYKIEFAYPGDTSFSDEAKKAADVPELSTALVKGRSYNFDYDYATHDIKKTPWLIPINVYDDGQFTYIRMGDLKQFPTGNFPAVFMREKEHGEDAVVNTTIEGNTIVVHGTYPYLIIRQDKNVVGLRRNVKK; encoded by the coding sequence ATGCTGGGCTTGGCGCTTGCCTGCGCGGTGCAGACAGCCGCCGCGCAAGTCGTTCAGCAATACGAGTTCCAACCCGACCGCATCTATCAGGTGCGCACCGGCCTTGGCATCACGACGCAGATCGAACTGAGCCAACACGAAAAAATCCTCGATTACAGCACCGGCTTCAGTAGTGGCTGGGATCTGACGCGCCGTAACAACGTGTTCTATCTCAAGCCGAAGAACGTCGATGTCGACACCAACATGGTGATCCGCACGGAGACGCACTCGTACATCTTCGAGCTCAAGGTGGTCGCCACCGACTGGAAGTCGCTCGAGCAGGCCAAGCGCGCTGGCGTGCAGTACAAGATCGAGTTTGCTTACCCGGGCGACACGAGCTTTTCGGACGAGGCGAAGAAAGCGGCGGACGTTCCCGAGCTGAGCACCGCGCTGGTCAAGGGACGCAGCTATAACTTCGATTACGACTACGCCACCCACGACATCAAGAAGACGCCCTGGCTGATTCCGATCAACGTCTATGACGATGGTCAGTTCACCTATATCCGGATGGGCGACCTCAAGCAGTTTCCGACCGGCAACTTTCCGGCCGTTTTCATGCGCGAGAAGGAGCACGGCGAGGACGCCGTGGTCAACACGACGATCGAGGGAAACACGATCGTCGTCCATGGCACGTATCCCTACTTGATCATCCGCCAAGACAAGAACGTCGTCGGCCTGCGAAGGAACGTTAAAAAGTGA
- a CDS encoding TrbI/VirB10 family protein — protein sequence MSPHTHHADDDADGIGHADLPEQDANPYSVQYTRETTAPDLDAKAPQLRSADVRRMNHRAMLFLAGIVVLVIAAAIWMMNTASQRSDDAPKPRSETVSIPDAPRALPMLPPPDAPEKRAAAIPLASVPPLPDVRQMPPPVASEGPRGPSLMERRMEQGNGSSQAAPANPAVAAADTTPNDAVTSAQPLTHPDAIMLRGTYIRCVLETRVITDIPGFTSCVVTEPVYSFNGKRLLLPKGSKVLGKYDTVPTTDRVAVIWDRIVTPTGIDVNMASPGVDGLGGAGHPGHLNSHWGSRIGAALLISILSDAFKYEGAKHGPSTTAMGNGFAVQSPYESNTAQTLQNLSQQAVQRSANRPPTVTINQGTVVNIYVAKDVDFSGVVARF from the coding sequence GTGAGCCCTCATACGCATCACGCCGATGACGATGCCGACGGCATCGGCCACGCCGATCTGCCCGAGCAGGACGCCAATCCCTATTCGGTGCAATACACGCGCGAAACGACCGCCCCTGACCTCGACGCGAAGGCCCCACAACTCCGCTCGGCCGACGTACGACGGATGAACCATCGCGCCATGTTGTTCCTGGCGGGCATTGTGGTGCTGGTGATCGCCGCGGCGATCTGGATGATGAACACCGCATCGCAACGCAGCGACGACGCACCCAAGCCGCGCTCGGAGACCGTCTCGATTCCCGATGCCCCCAGGGCCTTGCCCATGTTGCCGCCGCCGGACGCACCGGAAAAGCGAGCTGCTGCGATTCCGTTGGCTTCGGTGCCGCCGTTGCCCGACGTCCGCCAGATGCCACCGCCGGTCGCGTCCGAAGGACCGCGTGGACCGTCGTTGATGGAGCGCCGCATGGAACAGGGCAATGGCTCCAGCCAGGCGGCTCCTGCCAACCCGGCGGTAGCGGCGGCCGATACGACGCCCAACGATGCGGTTACCAGCGCGCAGCCGTTGACTCATCCCGATGCGATCATGCTTCGCGGCACATACATCCGCTGTGTGCTGGAAACACGCGTGATCACGGACATTCCGGGATTCACTTCCTGTGTCGTGACGGAGCCGGTGTATTCGTTCAACGGCAAGCGCCTGTTGCTGCCCAAGGGCTCGAAGGTGCTGGGCAAGTACGACACCGTTCCCACCACCGACCGCGTCGCCGTGATCTGGGATCGCATCGTCACGCCCACCGGCATCGATGTAAACATGGCCAGCCCGGGCGTGGATGGGCTCGGCGGCGCGGGGCATCCGGGCCATCTCAATTCGCATTGGGGTAGCCGTATCGGTGCGGCGCTGCTGATCAGCATCCTCAGCGATGCGTTCAAGTACGAAGGCGCCAAGCACGGCCCCAGCACGACCGCCATGGGCAACGGCTTTGCAGTGCAGTCGCCGTACGAAAGCAACACCGCGCAGACGCTGCAGAACCTTTCGCAGCAAGCCGTGCAGCGATCGGCCAACCGCCCGCCGACGGTCACCATCAACCAGGGCACGGTCGTGAACATCTACGTCGCTAAAGACGTCGATTTCAGCGGCGTGGTCGCGAGGTTCTAA
- the virB11 gene encoding P-type DNA transfer ATPase VirB11: protein MNMDDGAIAQVSNEFLEYQYEVLGIREFMASPDVTEICINRPGELYLESRGGWQRVEVPSLSFERARQFCTAVVNESNTGQRITDVDPVVSLTFPTGQRAQFVIPPAVDAGKISITIRLPSKQTKTLAQYQSDGFFDEILENPPEISAGDRELLDLRGSRRYADFFRQAVLNKKNIVVAGATGSGKTTFMKSLVHHIPADERLVTIEDARELFIDQPNVVHLLYSKGGQSTSNVTAKSCMEACLRMKPDRIILAELRGDESFYFIRNCASGHPGSITSCHAGSTEQTWDQLALMVKASNEGAGLEFETIKRLLMMTIDIVVHIKAHAGRRYITGIDFNPGRHLAEHRA, encoded by the coding sequence ATGAACATGGATGACGGCGCCATCGCGCAGGTTTCAAACGAATTCCTGGAATACCAGTACGAAGTGCTGGGTATCCGGGAGTTCATGGCGTCGCCGGACGTCACCGAAATCTGCATCAACCGCCCTGGCGAGCTTTATCTGGAGAGCCGGGGCGGCTGGCAGCGTGTGGAGGTGCCCTCCCTCAGCTTCGAGCGTGCCCGCCAGTTCTGTACCGCGGTAGTGAACGAGAGCAACACCGGACAGCGCATCACCGATGTCGACCCGGTCGTCTCGCTCACCTTCCCCACCGGTCAGCGTGCGCAGTTCGTCATCCCGCCGGCGGTCGACGCCGGCAAGATCTCCATCACCATCCGTCTGCCCTCCAAGCAGACCAAGACCCTGGCCCAGTACCAGTCGGACGGCTTCTTCGACGAGATTCTGGAAAACCCGCCGGAGATCAGCGCCGGCGATCGTGAGCTGCTGGACCTGCGCGGCAGCCGGCGTTACGCCGATTTCTTTCGCCAGGCCGTGCTCAACAAGAAGAACATCGTCGTCGCCGGTGCTACCGGTAGCGGCAAGACCACCTTCATGAAGTCGCTGGTACATCACATTCCGGCTGACGAACGCCTGGTGACCATCGAGGACGCCCGCGAGCTGTTCATCGACCAGCCCAACGTGGTGCACCTGCTTTATTCCAAGGGCGGTCAGAGCACCAGCAACGTCACCGCCAAGAGCTGCATGGAAGCATGCCTGCGTATGAAGCCCGACCGCATTATTCTGGCCGAGCTGCGCGGTGATGAATCGTTCTACTTCATCCGTAACTGCGCCTCCGGTCACCCCGGTTCGATCACCAGCTGCCACGCCGGCAGCACCGAGCAGACCTGGGACCAGCTGGCCTTGATGGTCAAGGCGTCCAATGAAGGTGCCGGGCTCGAGTTCGAGACCATCAAGCGCCTGCTGATGATGACCATCGACATCGTCGTGCACATCAAGGCACATGCCGGCCGCCGCTACATCACCGGTATCGATTTCAACCCGGGCCGCCATCTGGCGGAACACCGGGCATAG
- a CDS encoding lytic transglycosylase domain-containing protein has translation MEMMSCPNLSVPAEVMQHIVNVESGKNPYAIGVVGGQLVRQPQNLDEAIATAQMLESKGYNYSLGIAQVNRNNLGKYGIDSYEKAFDRCTNLQTGSRILADCYRSAGGDWGKSFSCYYSGNFVTGYRHGYVQKIYASMQGDTRVPTAPVPLADARQARVPSQAVSATNGAAYRVAIRSSALDTASVAATAAIHAALPAAATKPSSPTLSPPALPSSGVSDEGLFVPVVRGPNDPATPVPMAVAPAASAVTPNPQQHDTRDAAFVF, from the coding sequence ATGGAAATGATGTCCTGCCCCAACCTGTCGGTTCCCGCCGAGGTGATGCAGCACATCGTCAATGTGGAGTCGGGCAAGAACCCGTATGCCATCGGCGTCGTTGGCGGCCAGCTCGTGCGTCAACCGCAGAACCTCGACGAAGCCATTGCCACGGCGCAGATGCTCGAGTCGAAGGGTTACAACTATTCGTTGGGCATTGCGCAGGTCAATCGCAACAACCTCGGCAAGTACGGCATCGATTCCTACGAAAAAGCCTTCGATCGCTGCACCAACCTGCAAACCGGCTCGCGCATCCTGGCCGACTGCTACCGCAGCGCCGGTGGCGACTGGGGCAAATCGTTCAGTTGTTACTACTCCGGCAACTTTGTCACGGGCTATCGGCATGGCTACGTGCAAAAAATCTATGCCTCCATGCAGGGCGACACCCGCGTGCCGACGGCGCCCGTCCCGTTGGCCGATGCAAGGCAGGCTCGCGTGCCGTCGCAAGCCGTCTCGGCGACCAACGGCGCCGCCTATCGCGTCGCCATCCGCAGCAGCGCGCTCGATACCGCCAGCGTGGCCGCTACCGCCGCCATACATGCCGCGCTACCGGCCGCGGCGACGAAGCCTTCCTCACCCACGCTGTCGCCCCCGGCGTTGCCCTCATCCGGCGTTTCCGACGAGGGCCTTTTCGTCCCCGTCGTGCGCGGCCCCAACGATCCTGCCACACCCGTACCGATGGCCGTCGCACCTGCGGCGTCCGCCGTTACACCCAACCCACAACAACACGACACCCGCGATGCCGCATTTGTCTTTTGA
- a CDS encoding TrbC/VirB2 family protein has protein sequence MLISTAMAALLSAPGMAWAQEFAGADQKVCGFFTNINGLLNMASIAVVTIAVVFAGYQIAFAHKRIADVAPALIGGVLIGAAGQIAKMVIGDTGQQCQAQTSMVVEYLLNHYA, from the coding sequence ATGCTCATAAGCACCGCCATGGCCGCCCTGCTCTCGGCGCCAGGCATGGCATGGGCCCAGGAGTTTGCCGGCGCGGACCAGAAGGTCTGCGGCTTCTTCACCAACATCAACGGCCTGCTCAACATGGCCTCGATCGCAGTGGTGACCATCGCCGTCGTGTTTGCCGGCTACCAGATCGCCTTTGCCCACAAGCGCATTGCCGATGTCGCGCCAGCCCTGATCGGCGGCGTGCTGATCGGCGCGGCCGGCCAGATCGCCAAGATGGTGATCGGCGACACCGGCCAGCAATGCCAGGCGCAGACCTCGATGGTCGTCGAGTATCTGCTCAATCACTATGCATAA
- a CDS encoding VirB3 family type IV secretion system protein, whose protein sequence is MHKNPLFRGCTRPAMFLGVPYVPFFIGAGACLLLAMYTNLFYLVLMPMVIFAMRQMARRDEMIFRLLGLRMHFRMRVRNLQQNDGMWVFSPNSYRYGNNKT, encoded by the coding sequence ATGCATAAGAACCCGCTGTTTCGAGGCTGCACGCGCCCCGCCATGTTCCTTGGCGTGCCCTATGTACCGTTCTTCATAGGTGCCGGCGCGTGTCTGCTCCTGGCGATGTACACCAACCTCTTCTATCTGGTGCTGATGCCCATGGTGATCTTTGCCATGCGTCAGATGGCCCGGCGCGACGAAATGATCTTTCGCCTGCTCGGACTGCGCATGCACTTTCGCATGCGTGTACGCAACCTCCAGCAGAACGACGGCATGTGGGTGTTCTCGCCTAACAGCTATCGCTACGGCAACAACAAGACGTAA
- a CDS encoding VirB4 family type IV secretion/conjugal transfer ATPase, which produces MFTPDSSISDFIPLSTHVSPTVLKTNGGDFLLVWRLEGLPFVGREEWELEHRHNTFNRMLQTLRAPDFVNVAFWVHDVRRRGRVRDSSRFDQRFNQQLSDAYYNALSAQKLMQNELYLTMLYRPMVSGKRFAEKSADVSRLQAEQDQSIATVRELAGNVEAVLKDYAPTRLGMYEAANGLVFSEALEFFGYLLNRIQEPVPVLPAPAYNYLAVSKHRFSAKTGDFVITTPTGANHFGGLLNIKEYTDGTYPGILNGLKYLDFEYVITHSFSPMGRHDALKALDRTKGMMISSGDKAVSQIAELDHAMDQLASGNFVLGEYHFTIAIYAPSQEALSQQIAATRAELSNAGFVSIKEDLAVTAAFYAQLPGNWRYRTRLANVSSLNFLGLSPLHNFATGKKENNPWGDCVTTLQTTNGQPYYFNFHATHPAENSLGEKAIANTMVIGKSGTGKTALINFLLSQVQKLKPSPTIFFFDKDRGAEIFVRACGGNYLALENGKPTGFNPFHCERNEDNVQFLAELIKVLAGKSVYSSREEEDIFRAVENMLDTPQHLRNMTNFQKSLPNMGDDGLFVRMKKWTAGNSLGWVFDNPFDTIDLKKANIIGFDYTDIIDNAEVRAPVINYLLHRLEELIDGRPLIYVMDEFWKILDGKGGLKEFAKNKQKTIRKQNGLGIFATQSPEDALASDIAASLIEQTATMILLPNPNASREDYVEGLKLTEAEYQVVVSLDERSRCFLVKQGHASSVCQLNLRGLDDALAVISASTDNIEIMHEILQAQAASLGIEQDALTPKQWLQAFYDNRKGSGKGKPAPSTPRAVRTA; this is translated from the coding sequence ATGTTCACCCCCGACAGCTCCATCAGCGACTTCATACCGCTATCCACCCACGTCTCACCGACGGTGCTCAAGACCAACGGCGGCGACTTCCTTCTGGTATGGCGCCTGGAGGGCCTGCCCTTTGTCGGGCGCGAGGAGTGGGAACTCGAACATCGTCACAACACCTTCAACCGCATGTTGCAGACGCTGCGTGCGCCGGACTTTGTCAACGTTGCCTTCTGGGTCCATGACGTACGCCGCCGCGGGCGCGTCAGGGACAGCAGCCGCTTCGATCAGCGTTTCAACCAGCAGCTGTCCGATGCGTATTACAATGCATTGTCGGCGCAGAAGCTGATGCAGAACGAGCTTTATCTCACCATGCTTTATCGCCCCATGGTGAGCGGAAAACGCTTTGCCGAAAAATCGGCCGACGTCAGCCGCCTGCAGGCCGAGCAGGACCAGTCGATCGCCACCGTGCGCGAGCTGGCCGGCAACGTCGAGGCCGTGCTGAAGGACTACGCCCCCACCCGCCTGGGCATGTATGAAGCCGCCAACGGCTTGGTGTTTTCCGAAGCCCTGGAGTTCTTCGGCTATCTGCTCAACCGCATTCAGGAGCCGGTGCCGGTGCTGCCGGCCCCGGCCTATAACTACCTGGCGGTGTCCAAGCATCGCTTCTCAGCAAAAACGGGGGACTTCGTCATCACGACGCCTACCGGCGCGAATCATTTCGGTGGCCTGCTGAACATCAAGGAATACACCGACGGCACCTACCCGGGCATCTTGAATGGCCTGAAGTACCTGGATTTCGAATACGTCATCACGCATTCGTTCAGCCCCATGGGCCGCCATGATGCACTCAAGGCGCTCGACCGCACCAAGGGGATGATGATCTCCTCCGGCGACAAGGCGGTCAGCCAGATCGCCGAACTCGACCACGCGATGGATCAGCTGGCTTCGGGCAACTTCGTGCTGGGTGAATACCACTTCACCATCGCGATCTACGCGCCCAGCCAGGAGGCCTTGTCGCAGCAGATTGCCGCGACACGCGCGGAACTCTCCAACGCCGGCTTCGTCTCCATCAAGGAGGATCTGGCCGTCACCGCCGCGTTCTACGCCCAGTTGCCCGGCAACTGGCGATACCGCACGCGTCTGGCGAACGTCAGCTCGCTGAACTTCCTGGGCCTCTCCCCCCTGCACAATTTCGCCACCGGCAAAAAAGAAAACAACCCGTGGGGCGATTGCGTCACCACGCTGCAGACCACCAACGGACAGCCGTACTACTTCAACTTCCACGCCACCCATCCGGCCGAAAACTCGCTCGGCGAGAAGGCCATCGCCAACACCATGGTGATCGGCAAATCCGGTACCGGTAAAACCGCACTGATCAACTTCCTGCTCAGCCAGGTACAGAAACTCAAGCCCTCGCCGACGATCTTCTTCTTCGACAAGGATCGTGGCGCGGAGATTTTCGTGCGCGCCTGCGGCGGCAACTATCTCGCGCTGGAAAACGGCAAGCCGACCGGCTTCAACCCGTTCCACTGCGAGCGCAACGAAGACAATGTGCAGTTCCTGGCCGAACTGATCAAGGTGCTGGCCGGCAAGAGTGTGTACTCCTCGCGCGAGGAAGAAGATATTTTCCGCGCGGTCGAGAACATGCTCGATACCCCACAACACCTGCGCAACATGACGAACTTTCAGAAGAGCCTGCCCAACATGGGCGACGACGGCCTGTTCGTGCGCATGAAGAAATGGACCGCCGGCAATTCGCTGGGCTGGGTATTTGACAACCCGTTCGACACCATCGACCTCAAGAAAGCCAACATCATCGGTTTCGACTACACCGACATCATCGACAACGCCGAAGTGCGAGCGCCGGTGATCAATTACCTGCTGCACCGCCTGGAAGAGCTGATCGATGGCCGTCCGCTGATCTACGTCATGGACGAGTTCTGGAAGATCCTCGACGGCAAGGGCGGCTTGAAAGAGTTCGCCAAGAACAAACAGAAGACCATCCGTAAGCAGAACGGCTTGGGCATCTTCGCCACGCAGAGTCCGGAAGACGCACTCGCCAGCGACATCGCCGCCTCGCTGATCGAGCAGACGGCCACCATGATCCTGCTGCCCAACCCCAACGCCAGCCGCGAAGACTACGTCGAAGGGCTGAAGCTGACCGAAGCCGAATATCAGGTCGTGGTCAGTCTGGACGAACGCTCGCGTTGCTTCCTGGTGAAACAAGGCCACGCCTCCTCGGTATGCCAGTTGAACCTGCGCGGCCTCGACGACGCGCTCGCCGTCATCTCCGCCTCGACCGACAACATCGAGATCATGCACGAGATTCTGCAGGCGCAGGCCGCATCGCTAGGCATCGAACAGGACGCCCTGACGCCGAAACAATGGCTGCAGGCGTTCTACGACAACCGCAAGGGCAGCGGCAAAGGCAAGCCCGCCCCCTCCACGCCGCGCGCCGTGCGCACGGCCTGA
- a CDS encoding type IV secretion system protein, whose translation MAQAGLDLGGATQFVFFQVINDFLRDEIDIFQWSLLQRTTLWVGSLALIFLTLWIMIQGYRIVTGQSREPMMALVGNSLKAVLIIGLATSMAGGSSQLYWAMTDGTANQVSTLVTGKSSSPFQNIDKNLAYMQLTLTTIDSLSGGQGSAQDDAKSRAMWFTGIGLAGPGVIAGSMLLLNKIAIALFIGLGPLFILALLFPQTKSLFSRWLLYGIGTMFSLGVLSFTVTLSLKMVQAVAASFLARYAAADFLNLGNEMNGINSMALQQGGLGLVLSILIVSAPPVAATFFQGTLAAFSSYSSFGNVGSQTAQLPPGVPGRGESPKPNRHTQHTSDSHDSKTATYANYSSRAGTGVNANNDDSVKKSGV comes from the coding sequence GTGGCACAGGCCGGCCTGGACCTGGGAGGAGCGACACAATTTGTCTTCTTCCAGGTGATCAACGATTTTCTGCGCGACGAAATCGACATCTTTCAATGGTCGCTGCTGCAGCGCACGACCTTGTGGGTCGGCAGTCTCGCGCTGATCTTCCTGACCCTGTGGATCATGATCCAGGGCTACCGCATCGTCACCGGGCAGTCGCGCGAGCCGATGATGGCGTTGGTCGGCAACTCGCTCAAAGCCGTCCTGATTATCGGTCTTGCTACCAGCATGGCCGGCGGTTCTTCGCAGCTCTACTGGGCCATGACCGACGGCACCGCCAATCAGGTCAGCACGCTCGTTACCGGCAAGAGCAGCAGTCCGTTTCAGAACATCGACAAGAATCTGGCGTACATGCAATTGACGCTGACCACGATCGATTCGCTCAGTGGTGGACAGGGCAGCGCGCAGGATGACGCCAAGAGCCGGGCGATGTGGTTTACCGGCATTGGCTTGGCGGGGCCTGGTGTGATTGCCGGCTCGATGTTGTTGCTCAACAAAATCGCCATTGCCCTTTTTATTGGGCTGGGGCCGCTATTCATCCTGGCGTTGCTGTTCCCGCAGACGAAGTCGCTTTTCAGTAGGTGGCTTCTCTACGGCATTGGCACGATGTTTTCGTTAGGCGTGTTGAGCTTTACCGTGACGCTGTCTTTAAAGATGGTGCAAGCCGTTGCAGCATCTTTTCTCGCGCGCTATGCCGCTGCGGACTTTCTCAACCTCGGCAATGAGATGAACGGCATCAATAGCATGGCTCTGCAACAAGGTGGTTTGGGCCTGGTGCTGTCGATTCTGATTGTTTCGGCTCCGCCCGTGGCGGCGACGTTCTTCCAAGGCACGCTGGCTGCGTTCTCGTCGTATTCGTCGTTCGGGAATGTGGGGTCGCAGACGGCGCAGTTGCCGCCAGGAGTACCTGGAAGAGGCGAGTCTCCCAAGCCGAACCGTCATACGCAGCACACGAGTGATAGCCATGACTCCAAAACTGCCACGTACGCTAACTACAGCTCACGCGCCGGAACCGGCGTCAACGCTAACAACGACGACTCCGTAAAAAAGAGTGGAGTATAA
- a CDS encoding DUF6792 domain-containing protein: MGGIEYKVVDYYSNPVTGYQGTAYQRLDTNEVVIASRGTEPSGGTVQDALADLGMIVTGFNAQLPDARAFAKRVQENVDATAARKGIPLPTITATGHSLGGALTEALAYENHWHGETFNGFGAVDLQYNIPEGGAQVINHVRVTDVVGAANRHFGEVRYYATQEDIEALNTAGYTNATTGATAGAAHATRSTTTRPTTT; encoded by the coding sequence GTGGGTGGCATCGAGTACAAAGTTGTTGACTACTACAGCAACCCTGTCACCGGCTATCAGGGCACAGCTTATCAACGCCTCGACACCAATGAAGTGGTTATCGCCAGTCGCGGCACCGAGCCTAGCGGCGGTACTGTTCAAGACGCCTTAGCTGACCTTGGCATGATCGTCACCGGCTTTAACGCCCAGCTCCCCGACGCACGCGCCTTTGCCAAGCGTGTTCAGGAAAATGTTGATGCCACAGCCGCCCGCAAGGGAATCCCCCTCCCCACCATCACCGCCACCGGCCACTCCCTCGGCGGCGCACTGACCGAAGCTCTCGCCTATGAGAATCACTGGCACGGCGAAACCTTTAACGGCTTCGGCGCCGTCGATCTGCAATACAACATTCCCGAAGGCGGAGCGCAGGTCATCAACCACGTTCGCGTCACTGACGTGGTCGGCGCCGCCAATCGCCACTTTGGCGAAGTCCGCTACTACGCCACACAAGAAGATATCGAAGCGCTCAATACGGCCGGTTACACCAACGCAACGACAGGCGCAACAGCGGGAGCAGCACATGCAACACGCAGTACCACAACCAGACCAACGACGACGTAG